The sequence atcgaagttactcaccagaaagggatgcatgggcctcatctttctgcttctttttcttcttctcagctccagactcaaaccgtcgcttcatagttgaattaccatttagtagcaacttcgcgcggtgaacttgtctcctgccaaactcaagtagcctTGCTACTTTAgtcaggactaaggttgccagataagttacgatttttcatcctatttgtttattttattttaagtttttaacttacacaaacattgcactggacaagtttttgtatagaatggccacatacactttaaaaatggttaaacatgcgcaagatttagcgcctccatgcattttttgattatttatttgactggaaaatgtcacatctggcaacaaccaacagagcaaaccgagccgtgccatttcaggcaataggggtgggggcattatattatgcacaaaaataataacgtgccgcttttaagtagtagagtaggtgccccatgcaatgtttaaagacaaaaaagatgagcgtatcataaataattcacattgggttttaaatttaataatgtcataatttcaacacatttcattctcagtcaatttggctccctgcaactgcaaaatggttgaggcctaacgctggctgcgttgtctgcgtatgcagagcggcggccctgcatAAGAGGGCAGTTTGGCTAGGTCAGGGCAGTGGAGCAAGGCGCGGGGTAATGTATTGATGTATATGGAGTAAGGTGGagatgtggagcatcttttaacctgggtgggagggagagagagagagagagaccaccgaGGCAAAATGGTGCCATAGACAAAAGAGGCTGAGACTGCAGCAGTTCCCATGGTAACAGAGCAAAAACAGGGATGATTTACTGAAGATGCCAATTGCCGGTTATTTAACACACACACGGCTGCTAAATGCTGTGGTACGATCATACAGGCGATACACACTGTGCTAAAAGCGTGCCGTGTTTTCCTCCATGTCATATATTTTCATCTATACGTGCCAcctccccctcactcactctaCCCAACCCCCCCTACAAGGGGAGCAGGAATGGTACAGTCCGGCCCACAGGCCTGATGAATTCCAGTGGAGCCCCCTCCGCCCCTGCCCCTGCACGGCACGTTCCATTAACTGCAGAGGGGAGTTTGTATCAGGAGGCTGGTGCTCAGTTTAGCAGAATTGCAGTGCATTGGACTGTACAGAGCAGAGAGTAGCATCCACACTGTCTATGAGGGTGGGGTCCGGCTGCACTGGGAGCAGAAAACACAGCCgagcagagggagagaaaggagaaGAAATAAGGAGAGAAGAGGAGGGAGAGCTAGCAGCAGAAGAGGAACACAACAAGGGTAAGAGAGAGGAGGATAAGAAGGGGGGaggacaagataaaaaaaaaggaaatcaaggCCCAGGGTGATTGAAACAGTCTTCTAGCTCTTATTTTTCCTGTCTCCCTCCCTCAAGCCTctcctcttcttcatcttcttcctccATCCtcatctcttcttcttctcctcctgaaATTAGACTTATTCTTCTGTTTCATTTACATTATTTTGTGGTGCTCAATGAGAACATCCTGATGTACATCCTGAGGTCATCAAATCATCCTGTGCATCTAATCTGATTTTGTATTTACTGGTGATGTCTGAGTAGCCATGAtgcagccctgtgtgtgtgtgtgtgtgtgtgtgtgtgtgtgtgtgtgtgtgtgtgtgtgtatccggcCCACTTACTGTTGCCTGCTGTCTGATGATGTGCATGATGTATAAATATCCtatatgtctgtaaaaaaaacaaacaaaagtagATTATTTTAGGATTATTCTAGACTTCTCTTAGTAAATAGTATCATCTAGTCTTTTATAGCTGAGAAGTAGGATGCTTCTCCCCATGGAGGCACTGATTTGTCTGGGGACACAGGCAGGCTATAAGTGGAGACTTCCTGGCTACCTTAGGAGAAATTAAATGTGAATATTCTGTACAGTCCACTACAGTACATTGTATATTATTGTgaccaataaaatacatttgaatagATATAATAGACAGATATAATAATACACTGTTCAGAATACACGCTGCACTCACTCTAATCAAAGCAGTCCATTGCTTCTGCAGTATGAAGATATTAAGGAGATCTGTTGCAATCAGCTGCTCTCTTATCAAGGTGAGGTTTAGGTTTTCTAGGGCAGGCAGCTTTTAGCAAGGAAGTAGTAAATGACACCAGTGGAAGCGAGTCTCTGGAGGGGAGGAGAGAAAGGGAAGGGAAAGGAAAGGaagtgaagagaagagaggataggagagaggagaagagacgTAACTGCTGGTAAGGGGTCTGCAGGATGCCGGCCTTCCATTAGAGTCAGTACATTTGCTGTAAGCACAATCTCTTGCAGATGTATTGATTTATTCCAGCATTAAAGGCCCCATATAGTGGAGAACATAATGCTTCTTACGTATTATAAATGAAGATGTGGTTTAtgtatttacaatatgttataacAGTTCAAACTGTGCCACTCCCCTGTTTCTACACTTAACATATGTAAAGCAAGATAGAAATAGATTTAAGCTGTTTAACTTATGCActggtgaaaaaagtggcaaaatccacaaaaacctGCTAAAGCCAGTCTTCACTTTTTGGATTTTGTCCATCATTCAAATGTTTCCATTTGTTCAGTTCTGGTTTTGGACGAAAAGGAAATTTAggtgcatccctaatatttaACCTATGGCGGTTTATTGCAACTTATGGCAGTTTAGCCTAGGTGGTTAAGCCTTGTCCATTCACAAAATTTGGACATAGTGTGTTTCAACTAGAATAGCTCTCTGAGTGTATAAAAAAATCACCTGTTTTTTACATACAGAGATCCACATATAACATTTACAGTGTTATTCAGTGGTCTGGACTAATAGCTCTTCttatacaaataacaaaaaatctCTTATAGACAGTATAAAtgtaacagtttcaaacatttggTAACCTTGAGGTTTTGtgaaagcttcacagtaaataacaaaacaaatacataatAGACTCTTTTCAGGACAGCACATTACTATATGGATTACTTAAATTACCAAATTATCATGTAccatatggcacacccttactcTATAGAATGCTTGTTGCTTAGAGGAGTGCACACTAGTCAGTTGACCTCATGGGATATATAGATGTGAACTGCAGGATCTGGGCCCTTAAATGGTGTCTATAACAATTAGTGAAGCGACAGGGATTTGCTCTCTGTGGGATTAACAGGTTCCATTCACAGCAATTAAGAGAGTATGAGCTGATGCAACTTGTGTGGTTATCTTCTGctagtatttgtgtgtgtgtgtgtgtgtgtgtggcaggatGAAAGGAGACACCCCTGTGAACAGCACCATGAGTGTCGGTCAGGCCAGGAAGCTGGTGGAACAGCTGAAGATTGAAGCCAGTTTTTGTCGGATCAAGGTGAGAGGGAAAGATCAGAGCTGGCCTGGTGCCAAAGTCATCTTTTCTCCTTATGCTTTCCAGTCGTCTGCTCACTCGTGCCTCACTCAGACCAGTTTGTATCAGACGTGCTCACAGAATCAGGTTAATAGGTATGGCCTAATTCTGACATCCCCCTCCGGCCATGGATGTCCCACAATTTTCGGTTTTGACTTTGCTTCGCCTTACACATTTCGAGGACACGCCACACAGCAGAAATTGCTCATGATGAAAGTGGAACTTTATGATCAGGTGACGCTAAATTACTATTTCTAAAATAGTTCATTTTACTGCAGCCAATATTGCAGTGCAATTAGAAGAATTAAGCTATGAGCTGCTCCTGAGGCACTGGTTCCCAATCCCAAACCAGAAACCAGAGCTAAAATAAGGAGTCTTGAGTAGGAATGGGCAATATGACGATATTAATTGTTATCCTGGAAAATGACGTTACAATGTGTGagtattttttaaatcatgtagTAGATCAGGGTTCCTATGAGTCCTTAAAAAGTCTCAAAATATCTTAAATTATAATCTGGGTAAATAAGTtcttaatttgtcttaaatttactgtaatttaatgcTGGTAGGAAAACACATACTAATATTAGCCACAGGTTTCCAGGGAGAGAAcaaaggttagcatagagctagctaacattagcagcaaactAACTAACATTACTgtggagataactaaggttagtatagagctagctaacattagcagcgagctagctaatgttactgtggagataactaaggttagtatagagctagctaacattagcagcgagctagctaaagTTACTGTGGAGATAATTAAGGTTAGTATACAGATAGCTAATATTAGTGGCGAGCTCGCTAACTTACTAATGTTAGAAATTATGACAACAttttgggccttaaattatatttattaaggtcttaaaaaggtcttaaaaagcattaaatttgactttgaaAATGAAGCAAGAACCCTGTAGATAAAATCTATACCTCCAGAACAACCTGGTTAACTGGTTTTAGTGCAATGTCAAACCTGAATAAAAAGGTAAACCTATGCATTTTGTGAGTCCTGAGTGTTAGGTTAAGTCACTTGAATAGTGCTTGAATAGTGGATGTAAAAGAACCCAAGGCACATGGAAATCACGGTCAAATCTGATGGCTCAAGCTAATTATAATAATAGATTTTATTTACACATTTGGCACTTAAAAACATCTTCATGAAATGATGAGAcaaaaatacaaatcaaataaaatattttaaagtgcaGTAAGGTCGCAAAATGTACATTTGGATTCATTTAAAGCCAGATAAGACAAAGAGATACTGATCCTACACTTTAAAATGCAAATATCATCACGACCTGACATCAGGAAGagctgatgataatgataatgaaagGCTGTTGTTCCACTTTTAAGATGGACAAGAGGTACGACTAGCCTGTTCCTGCTGGCTAATCTGAGGGTGTCTGTATGAACTTTTCTCATAATTTTGTACATTTCGCCTAATAGACCTAATTTGCAATGGGGTTAAATCGTTTTTGGTTGCAGCTGTGCTTCCAAAGTGATTGTTAGGCCCTGTccacatttttactattttttatgatttttccttCATATCGGTTTAATCCCAAATTAATCCCCACACTACTCCATAAGTAGTCTCTTATGCATGTTACACAATTACAGATTCTATATATAATAATTAGAGCACTATATATTTGTAATCAAAAAGTGTTAACATGTATTATTATGTTGATTATGTGCTATTAAGATGTGGATGCTATAGTTTTTCTACTTATGTAGTGTATGTATATGTTCAGCATATACATTCGTTATTCCATAATGCTTCTTTTAGTAATCccctttgccttttttttaagaagttttgaTTTTAGTGACCAAAAACTGAATTTTCAGTTAGAAAGTTGGCCACAATACAGACAATCAGATAATTGATTTAACCTGATTAGAACCTAAATTGTACCAGATGTGCCAGATTAGGGAAAAGTCAAACATTTGAAGAGTATTGGGTTGACCAGACTGACATTAGGCACCCCTGAGCTATAGACACACTGGCTTTAAATAGACAAGTATTTTAGGATTTGATCCTTTTCTAACAAATCCAAAGTGATATTCTTTTTagcaaagaaagaaaatatagcCAAAGAGATGCCCTCTCTTCTTACTTCCATTGTGATGCTgcccagcacaggcatctgtcagtagtttatcagagctggggatccggtgctttcctctgagtacATTGGCTGACTAGCGATGTTGTAAAAGCAGCAGATCCAAAAGAGGCGTTTACTGACCTCACATGCATTACAGGAGACATGTGCTTGTCAGGAGTGAGTTGTTTGGCTAATAGACCAAGCTAATTTAtgaagaatgcaaaaaaaaacattactcagTATGCagtccctatatatatatatcctcctgTATTGTGATCCTTTTGGGCAACACACAGTATTAAGTTTTAATAGCTACACGTCAGTATGTGTAAAACCATGATATCTTAAAAACTAACAGTGTATGTAAAATCTTTCATAGATGGTTCTGTATAGAACATTTTCAAACAGGTTCCActactgtttaaaaataaagaatcttTTTAGTAAAATAAGGTTAGTTTTCACTTGAAGTCAGGCAAGGATGTTGGATGTGAGAAGTGAAACATGATATTATCGATCAATATTATCCACCCCACCCGTCTTGTGCACAATGATGTATTCCAAAAGGCAGGAAATAGTCATTGTATTTAGTTGAAACATTACAGGGtcttattaatgatttaatatgGCTGCCCCCTGAAAGTCCATGAGCCAAATTATCAGTCTGAGACAATTAATGTGTGACATTTTTGTAAAGAATTCTTAATAgtgggatatatatgtttttaatatatagGAAGGAAGGTGGAGCCACCAATTTCTGGATATTAGGGAGCATAGATCTTGTTGGAGTAAGCCTGACTTTAGTCTGACATTAGCCTCAGTGCTTTAAGTTGTGAGCGAAAGAAGAAAGACAGAAGTTCATTGTAATCGTAgtgttaattttatttgtttaggagCAGCGTTGTTTCAAACATAGCCTGTTTGTTGTGATTTGTGCGTGTATGAGTCTGGCTCAGACATGTCCAGACATGTGACAACTGTTTTAATTGTTCTTTTATAcgtagattttaatatttaaagtaaaacaaaaaataaataggcAATACTACTGTATTTTAAACATAAGTGCATGTGTGCTGTCTGGCTCATTATTCCACAAATACATTCATTGTCTGTCGATAGTTCAATTAGGCTAAAATCATGAATTGTACGTGTTTATACGGTATTTTAATATGTTGAAAATCAGCGCTGGAACacgaatctgaaaaaaaaaatcataacatgATGAATTGTTCTAAATATGACCATATACATGAACCGACAAGGTAAAGAAATATCACTTTTGATTCAAGTTGATTTGAATGCCTATTAATGTAATACAATTTTCAACTTGGAATGTTTCTGTTGCTTTCTGAGTTAGACAGTTACACAATGTTTTTGAAAAAGAAATTATGGGTTTATATAATGTAAGATCATTGGCTGTTTTCAAAGCAAAAGTTTTAGCCCATTATCAGATTATCCACGTTCATGTAAACATGTTGATCAGTCTACTGACAAACTCCAGTGTTCTGTAGtaaccagattataaagtgcatataAATGCGTTCATTGATGTTAAAGAAATGAAGCTGTATCAATGACTTCTCCTGTGGACTGTACACTCAGGTATCCAAGGCAGCTGCAGATTTGATGGCTTACTGTGATGCACATGCCTGTGAGGACCCCCTCATCACCCCTGTGCCCACCTCAGAAAACCCCTTCAGGGAGAAAAAGTTCTTCTGCGCCCTCCTCTGAGCACGACTCCGGAAGAATGGAATTAGCCTCATTTAGATGATTCTGATTTgtgtacacacatacaaacacacacacacatgcatacatatatacacacactcacaaatctAACACAAAATATCACACGTGAAAGTTTTTACATTTCTGGCTCTATAAAAAGTGTGTTTCcagaattttatcattttaaagtggcCAAGGCTGAGCATTCATAACTTTAAGACCTGACGTGTGgatattttgtgttattttctgTGTTCTTCAAGAGACGCTGTGTCTCTGTGAAAGGGGCTCTGTAGTAGGCAGAAATTAACAACTACTACATCATATAGGGTTAACAAACACACACGATTTTTCTAAACCATGAAAAGGAAACAGGTGATGGGATTGGATGTTTTAATTATTTCAActtttattacacatttaaataatattttttttgctttagtgAGTTTGTCCCTCACATGCTAAATAATTGTGATTTATAAATTCTGTATATTTGGATTTTCGCTTTAAAGTATCCCTTGAAACGACTGTGTGCTTGTAGACTAACGAGAGGGAAGAGTGTTTGATTGTTTGGATGTATTGGTCAACTGTAATGCACGATCATCTGAAACATGTTAATAAGGGGTTTGCGAAATGGAAACAGCTAGGAAGAACCCAATATGCCGTATGGATTTAAGTTTTGGCTCTCCGTTTGTTATCAGAATGCCCATTGTGAACAGTATCAGATGACTGGTTTAAGAGTCTTACTGCAAACATAAAACCTTTTTGTGGTCCAACCTGGGGGTTTACAAAAATACTGGGTACAGAATCAagagaaaataaagtaaatgcTACCAAGACAGGCAATTTGTGTCTTTGCAAGtctttattttggaatttgggaataaTTCCTAGAACGCAACGATAGAGGAATTGTGGGAGaacgcagctacaaacagcaaaaatgcTGTTGCTTTgagaaaaaatttttttttttatctatttatttttctccaCATAAAAAGACAACTTTTAAGGTCAACAAGGACCAATAGACACACTCCAAAAATTATTTAATAGACAATTTAGAATATTGGtatgtagagctgggcaatattgtaaaaaaaaaaatctctctctctctctctctctctctctctctctctctatatatatatatatatatatattcacacacattcactttttagttcttacatgacttcagtttttttttataagtaaacatacagcaccatttaaagtgatgcacaagctattgattccttaacatttaatattatcCTTGTATGTTTGTAATTTGACCTCCTTATATTTCAGTttagaaaaagtgtaaaatatgaaaatcactccAACATAAAAGAGCTAATTACCAAATATCAAATATCTATCTtctgagattccctctggcaaattctacactgctcaaaaaataaagggaacactcaaataacacatcctagatctgaatgaatgaaatattctcattgaatactttgttctgtacaaagttgaatgtgctgacaacaaaatcatacaaaaatcatcaatggaaatcaaatttattaaccaatggaggcctggatttggagccacacacaaaattaaagtgaaaaaacacactacaggctgatccaactttaatgtaatgtccttaaaacaagtcaaaatgaggctcagtattgtgtgtggcctacacgtgcctgtatgacctccctacaacgcctgggcatgctcctgatgaggtggcggatggtctcctgagggatctcctcccagacctggactaaagcatccgccaactcctggacagtctgtggtgcaacgtgacgttggtggatggagcgagacatgatgtcccagatgtgctcaatcggattcaggtctggggaacgggcgggccagtccatagcttcaatgccttcatcttgcaggaactgctgacacactccagccacatgaggtctagcattgtcctgcattaggaggaacccagggctaaccgcaccagcatatggtctcacaaggggtctgaggatctcatctcggtacctaatggcagtcaggctacctctggtgagcacatggagggctgtgcggccctccaaagaaatgccaccccacaccattactgacccactgccaaaccggtcatgctgaaggatgttgcaggcagcagaccgctctccacggcgtctccagactctgtcacgtctgtcatgtgctcagtgtgaacctgctttcatctgtgaagagcacaaggcgccagtggcgaatttgccaatcctggtgttctctggcaaatgccaagcgtcctgcacggtgttgggctgtgagcacaacccccatctgtggacgtcggggcctcataccatcctcatggagtcggtttctaaccgtttgtgcagacacatgcacatttgtggcctgctggaggtcattttgcagggctctggcagtgctcctcctgttccttcttgcacaaaggcggaggtagcggtcctgctgctgggttgttgccctcctacggcctcctccacgtctcctggtgtactggcctgtcccctggtagcgcctccagcctctggacactacgctgacagacacagcaaaccttcttgccacagctcgcattgatgtgccatcctggatgagctgcactacctgagccacttgtgtgggttgtagagtccgtctcatgctaccacgagtgtgaaagcaccaccaacattcaaaactgaccaaaacatcagccagacagcataggttctgagaagtggtctgtggtccccacctgcagaaccactttattgagtgtgtcttgctaattgccaataatttccacctgttgtctattccatttgcacaacagcaggtgaaattgattgtcaatcagtgttgcttcctaagtggacagtttaatttcacagaagtttgatttaattggagttatattgtgttatttgagtgttccctttatttttttgagcagtgtataaaaGATGTACACTCCTAATATACCATACCAAGTAACTTCCCAGCCATATTTTTATGATAACTTCAATGTACTTGTAACAGCATTGCAGAGAAACAAAATATTTTCCACCATACATTAAAacatgactaaactgactttaaaTAGACTATGGACCCAAAGCGACATTGACCAGGAAGAAGTGAATAAGAAATTGGATGGATTGATTTTCTCAGAATATATAATGCATTCCTAAAATAACTGTTGGAATTGATCTGTTCATTGAGTTTCACCGACTGTGCAAATAAAAGTTTGAGACcccacatcattaaaaaaaatggtacTGGTTTGTTATAGTTTGCCCATAAAATCACTATAAATACTATATCTAGTGGTTGGGTGTACAGTAACATGAGCTACTGTTGTTGAACtccttaatgtttattttaatggcAATGGACCACCAAACAAATGTAAAAGCTTACCAAATATGAAATTAAGTGGACGCTGTATTCtagattttacaataaaaaaaattcaagtattatttactttatttattgagAGTTATATCTGTTCCCTCTGACTTAAAACTATGCAAACAGCTACGCTTAAAAAATAACATATGAAAATAACAGCAGCTGGCCTTCTGATACAAATACTAGCCTTTTAAAGAACCTTTTGTTCTAATAATGCCATACTAATGTGGACCAAATGCACAGGACTCTCAAATGTATACACATTACATGTATGTATACATGTTTAtttaagaaagaaagatagacaaGAAATGCTGTTTAACAGTAACCATTGAAACATTTAGTGAGCTAATCTTATTTTTACAGTCCTTTGTGTATTTACCAGTGTTTCATCTTAACCATGTTAATGCAGCAGAACATTATCAGGTAAGCATTAAGACTACAGTAGGCTAATGTTATACATGAACCAATACATCTTTCTCCTTCAACAGGAACCATTTAATGTGCACTCTTAAAATCATACATATTTTCTTTCTtaaggcatttttttatttactgaaatgaGCACTGTTACATAAAATGTAAAGCAACCATTCTCTGTTCATCACCATACCtccaaatctttaaaaaaattctaCATAGTAATTACTCACTGTTAGTTAAAACTCTTAAACATATACAGATGAAAATACTTtcatactttgtttttttttaactcatgaATTGCTTGAACACAGTCACTTAGAAATACCATCAAGAAGGTGACAGACAAGGGACAGTGTCAGCCAGTAGTCCAGAAGCACTCCAGACCAAGATAAAACATCTAGAGCCTTTGAGTCAAACAGCATTTGGCAAGTGGATTTGGTGTAACTgaccaaaaattaaaaaaacaataaaagcggTGGTTTACAGAAGCTGTAGCCAAAGCAAATGCTGAATTGTAGTACTAACGTGAGGCTGGACTTACTGATACATCAGTGACTTGTTTAAATGGACACAAGATTGAAACATGCCTGATACATAAACAGTGAGAATGAGggccaagaagaaaaaaaaaaaaaaaaaagagaaagaaaaccaGATAActaaaaaatgaaaacacaaatgCTAATTACAGGAAGGAGTCACACCATTCTCGCAGACAGCCGTAGCAGTCGCCTTGCTGTTTTACATTGGCCCCACATGTATCTTTTAACCAGTCCCGGAACAGCTCCTCGTCCTTTTTCAACACTAGGAACTGACCCAGAACAACATATGCCTATGGGTAGAACAGAAAGTGAAAGACACATTAGATTACAACACAACAGCACATTCATAATAAATGACTCAGCCACTGAAGTTGTCTCACTTTATCAAATCCCTTTTCTTCCAATCGCTTGCCAAGCACTTCACCAATTCCAGCAAGTGCCATCACGG comes from Astyanax mexicanus isolate ESR-SI-001 chromosome 17, AstMex3_surface, whole genome shotgun sequence and encodes:
- the gng3 gene encoding guanine nucleotide-binding protein G(I)/G(S)/G(O) subunit gamma-3; its protein translation is MKGDTPVNSTMSVGQARKLVEQLKIEASFCRIKVSKAAADLMAYCDAHACEDPLITPVPTSENPFREKKFFCALL
- the banf1 gene encoding barrier-to-autointegration factor, producing the protein MSSTSQKHKEFVAEPMGEKSVMALAGIGEVLGKRLEEKGFDKAYVVLGQFLVLKKDEELFRDWLKDTCGANVKQQGDCYGCLREWCDSFL